Proteins from one Juglans microcarpa x Juglans regia isolate MS1-56 chromosome 6S, Jm3101_v1.0, whole genome shotgun sequence genomic window:
- the LOC121236673 gene encoding uncharacterized protein LOC121236673 has product MLESEKFKNMQNRKCYAYIIAGVVFQTIIILVFALTVMRIKTPSVRLRSVTVQNLTYNAPNSPAFFTVTLNAEIAVKNKNFGHFRFDKSTANVTFANVVVGDGDIIKGRAKARKTKRMNVRIDVSSNGVVTDGADQLNNELNSGNLTLTCLARLRGKVTLMKMMKKRKTADMNCTMTVDLKSQAVHVLDCE; this is encoded by the coding sequence ATGTTGGAGTCGGAGAAATTCAAGAACATGCAGAACAGGAAATGCTATGCATATATCATAGCTGGGGTCGTGTTCCAGACCATAATCATTCTGGTTTTCGCATTGACAGTGATGCGCATCAAAACTCCTAGCGTTAGGCTAAGATCCGTGACGGTGCAGAACCTCACCTATAATGCACCAAACTCTCCGGCCTTCTTCACCGTGACTTTGAATGCTGAAATTGCAGTGAAGAACAAGAATTTCGGGCATTTCAGGTTTGACAAAAGCACCGCTAACGTAACTTTTGCGAATGTGGTTGTGGGTGATGGAGATATTATCAAGGGACGTGCCAAAGCTAGGAAGACGAAGAGGATGAACGTTAGGATCGATGTTAGCTCGAATGGGGTCGTCACAGATGGTGCAGATCAGTTGAACAATGAGCTGAATTCCGGGAATTTGACATTGACATGCCTTGCGAGATTGAGAGGCAAGGTGACgctgatgaagatgatgaagaagcgCAAGACTGCGGATATGAACTGCACCATGACCGTTGATTTGAAAAGCCAGGCTGTTCATGTTTTAGATTGTGAATAA
- the LOC121237921 gene encoding respiratory burst oxidase homolog protein A-like, giving the protein MKASNPNHERRWASDTVPHGTALSTGSSPAGTEYSSAEEFVEVTLDLQNDNTIVLRSVEPATVISIDDGTAAAAASVSAPASRSASIKRSSSRNLRLLSQELRAELVRRFSWSHSRASRTPLPTSAALVNAVQNSAGAESSGFASVLAARALRRERAQLDRNRSGAQKALRGLRFISNKTNSVDAWSQVERNFHNLAKNGSLYRSDFAQCIGMRDSKEFAQELFDALGRRRRLKVDKISREELYEFWSEITDQSFDSRLQIFFEMVDKNEDGRIGEEEVKEIIMLSASANKLSRLKEQAEEYAALIMEELDPERLGYIELWQLETLLLQKDTYLNYSQALSYTSQALSQNLQGLRKKGPIRRWSTKLLYYLQENWRRIWILILWIMIMVGLFTWKFYQYKNRRAFEVMGYCLTTAKGAAETLKFNMALILMPVCRNTITWLRSTELAYFIPFDDNINFHKTIAAAIVIGIILHAGDHLACDFPKLVHLSEGTYTDTFQLHHDFGVHKPDYIDLVKGVEGVTGILMVILMVIAFTLATRWFRRNHIKLPKPFNRLTGFNAFWYSHHLFVIVYVLLIIHGLFVYLVHKWYLKTTWMYLAVPVLLYAGERTLRYFRSGSYSVRLLKVAIYPGNVLTLQMSKSPQFKYKSGQYMFVQCPAVSPFEWHPFSITSAPGDDYLSVHIRQLGDWTQELKRLFSESCEPPGAGKSGLLRADETTKKSLPKLLIDGPYGAPAQDYSKYDVLLLVGLGIGATPFISILKDLLNNIVKMEEEEADSISDVSRISDLNSGSTDPDMINTACPKRKKTLKTTNAYFYWVTREQGSFDWFKGVMNEIAELDQRGVIEMHNYLTSVYEEGDARSALITMVQALNHAKNGVDIVSGTRVRTHFARPNWKKVFSKLCSKHCSARIGVFYCGLPVLAKELNKLCYEFNQKGPTKFDFHKEHF; this is encoded by the exons ATGAAGGCCAGCAATCCTAACCACGAACGCCGTTGGGCCTCTGACACCGTTCCCCACGGAACGGCGTTGAGCACTGGATCCTCGCCGGCTGGAACTGAATACAGTTCCGCTGAAGAGTTCGTTGAAGTCACGCTCGATCTTCAGAATGATAATACAATTGTGCTTCGAAGTGTTGAGCCGGCCACGGTGATTAGTATTGATGACGGGACAGCCGCTGCAGCTGCTTCGGTGTCGGCGCCTGCGTCGAGGTCGGCTTCGATCAAGAGAAGCTCGTCGAGAAACCTTCGGCTGTTATCTCAGGAGCTGCGGGCCGAGCTGGTGAGGAGGTTTTCGTGGAGCCACAGCCGCGCATCCCGTACTCCGCTTCCGACTTCTGCTGCGTTGGTAAATGCTGTTCAGAACAGCGCCGGAGCCGAGAGCAGCGGTTTCGCCTCGGTTTTGGCCGCTCGAGCTCTGCGGAGGGAACGAGCTCAGCTCGACAGGAATAGGTCCGGCGCGCAGAAAGCGCTTCGTGGACTCCGATTCATCAGCAACAAAACCAACAGCGTCGATGCATGGAGCCAAGTGGAAAGAAATTTCCATAACCTCGCCAAAAACGGTTCTCTTTACCGCTCCGATTTCGCGCAATGCATAG GAATGAGAGATTCGAAGGAGTTTGCTCAGGAGCTGTTCGATGCTCTGGGACGGAGACGAAGGCTCAAAGTTGACAAGATTAGCAGGGAAGAGCTTTACGAGTTCTGGTCCGAGATTACCGATCAAAGTTTCGACTCACGTCTCCAGATCTTCTTCGAAAT GGTGGACAAGAATGAAGATGGTAGAATTGGTGAAGAAGAAGTTAAAGAG ATTATTATGCTAAGTGCTTCTGCGAACAAGTTATCGAGACTGAAGGAACAAGCAGAGGAATATGCTGCTCTGATCATGGAGGAGTTGGACCCTGAAAGACTTGGCTATATTGAG CTATGGCAATTGGAAACGCTTTTGTTACAAAAGGATACGTACCTAAACTACAGTCAAGCGTTGAGCTACACAAGCCAAGCCTTGAGCCAGAACCTACAAGGGCTGAGAAAGAAAGGCCCCATAAGAAGGTGGAGCACAAAATTGCTGTACTATTTGCAAGAGAATTGGAGGAGAATTTGGATCTTGATATTGTGGATAATGATCATGGTTGGACTGTTCACATGGAAGTTCTATCAGTACAAGAATAGACGTGCCTTCGAAGTCATGGGTTATTGTCTTACTACGGCCAAAGGTGCGGCTGAGACCCTTAAGTTCAACATGGCCCTCATTCTCATGCCCGTCTGTAGAAACACCATCACTTGGCTCAGGTCCACCGAACTGGCTTACTTTATACCTTTTGACGACAATATCAATTTTCACAAG ACCATCGCTGCAGCCATTGTAATTGGTATCATTCTCCATGCCGGAGACCACCTTGCATGTGATTTTCCAAAACTGGTGCACCTGTCTGAGGGAACCTATACGGACACTTTTCAGCTTCATCATGACTTTGGGGTACATAAACCCGATTACATAGACCTGGTTAAAGGGGTAGAAGGTGTGACTGGAATTCTAATGGTGATCTTGATGGTGATTGCATTTACACTGGCAACACGATGGTTCAGGCGGAATCATATCAAGCTGCCCAAGCCCTTCAATAGGCTCACTGGTTTCAATGCCTTCTGGTATTCACACCACCTATTTGTCATTGTCTATGTGTTGCTCATCATCCATGGTTTATTCGTCTATCTTGTGCACAAGTGGTACCTTAAGACG ACTTGGATGTATCTTGCTGTTCCGGTTTTACTATATGCTGGAGAAAGGACCCTTAGGTACTTCCGGTCTGGTTCCTATAGTGTCCGTCTTCTGAAG GTTGCCATCTATCCTGGAAATGTTCTCACGTTGCAAATGTCTAAGTCACCCCAGTTCAAGTACAAGAGTGGACAGTACATGTTTGTCCAATGCCCTGCCGTTTCTCCTTTTGAGTG GCATCCATTTTCCATTACCTCTGCTCCTGGAGACGACTATCTCAGTGTTCACATTCGGCAGCTAGGTGATTGGACACAAGAGCTTAAGAGGCTATTTTCTGAATCCTGTGAGCCTCCTGGGGCTGGAAAGAGTGGACTTCTCCGGGCTGATGAAACAACCAAGAAAAG TCTACCGAAGCTCTTAATAGATGGACCGTATGGGGCTCCAGCACAAGACTATAGCAAGTATGATGTCCTGCTACTTGTTGGTCTGGGGATTGGGGCAACACCTTTTATCAGCATTCTAAAAGATCTGCTCAACAACATTGTCaaaatggaggaggaggaggca GATTCAATCTCAGATGTCAGTAGAATATCAGACCTGAATTCTGGAAGTACAGACCCTGATATGATCAATACAGCATGTCCAAAGCGGAAAAAAACTCTGAAGACCACTAACGCTTACTTCTACTGGGTAACTAGGGAGCAAGGCTCGTTTGATTGGTTTAAAGGAGTCATGAATGAAATAGCCGAGCTTGATCAAAGG GGTGTCATTGAGATGCACAACTATCTGACTAGTGTTTACGAGGAAGGAGACGCCCGATCGGCTCTCATTACCATGGTGCAAGCTCTCAACCATGCTAAGAATGGAGTCGACATTGTTTCCGGCACTAGG GTGCGAACCCACTTCGCGAGGCCTAACTGGAAGAAAGTTTTCTCCAAATTATGTTCCAAGCACTGTTCTGCAAGAATTG GGGTATTCTATTGTGGGTTACCGGTTCTGGCCAAAGAACTTAACAAGCTCTGCTACGAATTCAATCAAAAAGGTCCTACCAAGTTTGATTTCCACAAGGAGCATTTCTAG